One part of the Carassius gibelio isolate Cgi1373 ecotype wild population from Czech Republic chromosome B6, carGib1.2-hapl.c, whole genome shotgun sequence genome encodes these proteins:
- the mchr1a gene encoding melanin-concentrating hormone receptor 1, producing MDISEDSENSSLLLFNSSGLIPVTMGDQNGNAILPSIFGTICFLGIIGNSIVIYTIIKKTKCQAKQTVPDIFIFSLSIVDLLFLLGMPFLIHQLLGNGSWCFGATMCKVISALDSNSQTVSTYILTVMTLDRYVATVHPFRFNHIRTTCVAGGVVGMVWVLSLISITPVLMYTGLMPLHNGQVGCALLLPNPSINICWFTIYQFVLAFALPLMIICVAFFKILKHMSTSVAPLPPRNQQVRTKSVTRMAVAICLVFFICWAPYYILQLVHLGIQKPSASFYYTYHVAISMGYANSCINPFLYIILSKTFKRQFIVAIQPAHNHFRVNPSSIEATVSLRLTAECQRHIPANTSE from the exons ATGGATATTTCTGAAGATTCCGAAAACTCGTCTTTGCTTCTCTTTAACTCGTCGGGACTTATACCAG TGACCATGGGGGATCAGAATGGAAATGCCATCTTGCCCAGTATTTTTGGGACCATATGTTTTTTGGGCATCATTGGAAATTCTATTGTCATCTACACCATCATTAAAAAGACCAAATGCCAGGCTAAACAAACAGTACCAGACATTTTCATATTCAGTCTCTCTATTGTGGATTTGCTTTTCCTCCTCGGCATGCCTTTTCTTATTCACCAGCTCTTGGGCAACGGATCTTGGTGTTTCGGAGCCACTATGTGCAAAGTCATCTCTGCCCTAGATTCGAACAGCCAGACAGTGAGCACCTACATTCTCACAGTTATGACCTTGGACCGGTACGTGGCTACTGTCCACCCGTTCCGCTTTAACCACATCCGGACAACCTGTGTCGCCGGTGGTGTGGTGGGGATGGTGTGGGTGCTTTCTCTCATCTCCATTACTCCTGTCTTAATGTACACTGGCTTGATGCCTCTCCACAACGGCCAGGTGGGATGTGCTCTCCTGCTTCCAAATCCATCCATCAACATCTGCTGGTTCACTATCTACCAGTTTGTGCTGGCGTTCGCCCTTCCGCTCATGATTATCTGTGTGGCGTTCTTTAAAATCTTGAAGCACATGTCTACCTCAGTGGCACCTCTTCCACCAAGGAACCAACAGGTGCGCACTAAAAGTGTGACTCGGATGGCTGTGGCCATCTGTTTGGTTTTTTTCATCTGTTGGGCTCCATACTACATCCTTCAGCTTGTCCATCTGGGAATACAGAAACCCAGTGCCTCTTTTTATTATACCTATCACGTTGCTATTAGCATGGGTTATGCTAACAGCTGCATCAACCCTTTTCTTTATATAATTCTGAGTAAGACCTTTAAACGTCAGTTTATAGTGGCTATCCAGCCTGCACACAATCACTTCCGGGTCAACCCGAGCAGCATAGAGGCCACTGTGTCCCTCCGTCTGACTGCAGAATGCCAAAGACATATTCCTGCTAACACCTCAGAGTAA